Within the Eucalyptus grandis isolate ANBG69807.140 chromosome 1, ASM1654582v1, whole genome shotgun sequence genome, the region AAACCATTTACTGTTAATTCAGTTACTCTGTTGGCAGAATGTCAGTGTCACGTATGATCTTCAGTGAAGGGAGCACAACAGCCGCCACAGGTTTATCCGGATACCCACCGCCTTCGTCAATTATCAGTCTAAGACCTTGAATGTGAAGCTTTCCATGATGGCCACTCACCACAATCGTTGGAGGTTCAATTAGCTCCTGAAGAAGTTTACAAACCAAGCATCAGACCAACTGATACATTACTTATAACAACCTCAAACAAACTTCAGCTGGTGAAAGCAAATTTCTACTCTGCAATTTCCAAGAATACGCATCTTCAGAAACAACATTTCTGAATGAAGAAGGGTTGCTAAAATTCTAATTCTTAAGCCCGGAATGCTATGCTAGAATGCTTCATCATAAGTTACAAAATTCATCACCTCTGGAATGTCCCAGACATTTTTCCTTCCAGCAATAGCCTCTATCTTTGCCATCCAAGTGTCCTTGGCTTTCAGCGATCTCAGTTGCTCCCCAACATCTTTTCCCTCTAGCCCAGCATGGACAGCAATTAATCTACAGTGCTTAGTTCCTTCCGGAGTTGTTATACAAACATCATCCTGTCCGAAGAAAGAGCACTTAATTTTGGTTTTTGACAGTAATATTATGTACAGTAAGAAACTCAtgacaaaggaaagaaaaaacccaGTGACTAATCCTTGTAATTCTGCAGAAGCagagaaaacaaaattggaTCGATCCCGACCTCTTCATGGACCAAGACCATATTGGCAAGAAACTTTTTATGTTCTTCTGGAACCGCCTTAATCAAATCTGTCAAGAAAACCAACTTAGTCTTTAGCGTTTTAATAATTAAATGCCATGGCCTAATTACCATGAAGCAACACAGATGACCCTTGCTAGTCCCTAACCACAAAACCAGGACATGGAGTACAATCAAAGCATCCGAAACTGGTCTACCTTAATAATGCACTAAACACAACATCCATGACCAGCTGCACGCTAATTACTAACTGATATGAACTGCCAAGAACTGAATTGAGCAACACTCGAGTTTCACATTCAAGATGCAACAACCCCTTTGAACGGCAACAAGCATTTCTTTACAAATCAAACAGTGAACACCATTAGGTCCATTTCCCCAACCAGCAGCGGTCAAGAAGCACAAATCACTCGAGCAATCCAGCTAAAACATATCGAATCAATCGATTTTAACGGTGCACTGAACACAACAAAGACAACCAGCTGCATATCGAATCGAACGAACAGCACAAGATATCCAATTTCAGCATGAATCCAGCATAACTGATACTCCCCTTCAATTCCCCATCCGGGCACCCGGGAGTCATACCTGCAGATCCATGCGCCACACCATACGATTCGAAAGTCGGGGCGGCGTCGAAGATCGAGCCCTTGTACTCCGTCCCCTTGGCCTCGTTGAACCTGGCCTTGATCTTCCCGGCCCACCGCCTGCCCTGCAGGTGCATGTTCTCGAACCCTTCCCCCCGGTACCACCCCTCGCTCTCCTCGTACGACTCGTACACCTTCCACCCCTCCCGGAACGACGCGGCGTCGCCGGGGACGGCGCCGACGAAGGCGGCGAAGGCGAAGTCGTGGTTGCCGGCGAGGAAGACGTGGGTCTGGCCCGGGTAGgcggaggggagggagaggaagaagtcGATGACGCGGCGGGTGTCGGGGCCGCGGTCGCAGTAGTCGCCCAGGAAGATGACGAGGGCGGCGCGGAAGGCGTGGGGCGGGATGGAGGACTCGAGGTTGGCCCAGAGGGCGCGGAGCTTGGTGAAGTGGCCGTGGACGTCGCCGACGCAGACGACGgtccgcggcggcggcggcgctgcGGCCGGGTTCGGATCCGGGTCGGGAGCGCTCGTCGCTGTTTCCGGGTTCCCGCTGGCCATTGATGAGACGATGAGATGGATGGGAGACACTACGAGTGGGGCGATTTTCGAACTCGTTAAGAAGCCTATTTGTCTTGTTTGAGAAATCATAGATACCGCATACTATtctaagaaaaatttcaaatgaaagcGTGAACCAcctttatttttccaaataagagtttgaaaagaatttgaaatgacCATGATAATTTCAATTAAGAGTCTCACCTTGCTGGTCAGCTAAATGTTCTGGACGATCAACAGTATTCTTgtcctaaaataattttaatctaaattttagttaaattagattaaaactTAAGAAAgctaaaagtttttaaaaaagaaaaaaaaatttcgttaGCCCTCCTACTTGTGGCCACTGCCTCAACACCGGTGGGATTAGGGGTGTCCAaaaacccgacccaacccgaacACAACCCGAACACGACCCAAACACGAAACAAGTTGAGTACATGTTTCGGGTCTTAAAATTGTTCCGGTATTTATtatgaaacaagaaaataaacatGTTTTGGATCAAGTTAGGGTCAAAACATTGTTCGGCCAAAACACATTATTAGCCTCTCAACCAAAGTCCCAAACCCAAACACTCTTCACTCTTCACTCTTCACTTCACCCAAACCATCGCCGACTCTTCACTTCTCTGGTTGTTGACTCCGCTGCCGCTACCACCCCCCACGGTTggccttcctcttccttcttcatccacGGTGATTCCCCCTGCCCTCTAAgttttggatttggatttgg harbors:
- the LOC104438316 gene encoding tyrosine-protein phosphatase RLPH2, which encodes MASGNPETATSAPDPDPNPAAAPPPPRTVVCVGDVHGHFTKLRALWANLESSIPPHAFRAALVIFLGDYCDRGPDTRRVIDFFLSLPSAYPGQTHVFLAGNHDFAFAAFVGAVPGDAASFREGWKVYESYEESEGWYRGEGFENMHLQGRRWAGKIKARFNEAKGTEYKGSIFDAAPTFESYGVAHGSADLIKAVPEEHKKFLANMVLVHEEDDVCITTPEGTKHCRLIAVHAGLEGKDVGEQLRSLKAKDTWMAKIEAIAGRKNVWDIPEELIEPPTIVVSGHHGKLHIQGLRLIIDEGGGYPDKPVAAVVLPSLKIIRDTDILPTE